The genomic window CTACCGGTCCGCCGTCAGCGGCCGGCGCGAAGCGGTGTTCACGGAGCCTGTGGCATGACGGCCTCTCAGACGCCCCTCGCAGATCGCAACGTTTTGGTGACCGGCGGCAGCGATGGCATTGGCCTTGCCTCCGCGGTGGCCTTCAGCCGCGCGGGCCATCGTGTGGCGATCGTTGGCCGCGATGCGCAAAAGTTGGCGACTGCCGTCGCTCAGCTTTCGGCAAATTGCTTCGCCATTGTCATGGACGCTGGCGAGCCGCGTTCGATCGAAGCGGGCATTGACCAACTGGCGGCGCAATCGTTCCGCGTCGATATTCTGGTCAACAATGCCGGGCTGATAGGCAATTCCGAGCCTGTTGGCCGAGGGCTTGACCAGGAACTCAGGCGGAGCATGGAAGCCAATTTCTTTGGCCCGGCCTTGCTGTGCAGCTTGCTCGTGCCATCCATGCAGTCCCGCGGATGGGGCAGGGTGGTTAATGTAGCCTCATCCGCAGGTCTGTTCGCGCCCCCTCGACAACTTCCCTATTCGACTTCCAAGGCGGCACTCATAGCGTTGACGCGGGGATTGGCCGTAGAGTTGGCCCGTGATGGCGTGACCGTGAATGCCGTCGCCCCGGGGCCTGTGGCGACACCGCGATATCTCAGCGAGAAGGGAGAAGCGGCAGTTGCGTCGCGGGCACGCGCCGTACCATCCGGGCGCCTGGCGCGGCCGGATGAAATCGCGGCAGCGATCTTGTTTCTTGCAGATGAGAGATCCTCTCACATCACAGGCCATATCCTTTCGTTGGACGGCGGGGAGGCCGCCGCGGGTCCGTACACCGCTTTCTCCATTCAACGCTGAGGTGAGCCGTTTTATGGTTGGGCGCGGGGCACCGCGCGTATCACCGATGAGACTGGATGGACGGTGCGGCGTGTACGATGGCTTGGAGCGCAAACCGGCCACGCAATGCAGGCTGGCGCAAGGCTGCCTAAATCCCGCAGGATTGCAGCGCCGTACGGTTGCGTTGCCGGTATTCGCCTGGCGAATAGCCCGTGCGGTTGGTGAAGGCGGTCGTGAATGAGCTCACACTCGCATAGCCGACATTCTGGGCGACCGACTCTATCGGCATGCTGTCCTGTGCCAAGAGCTCCATCGCGCGCATCGTTCGAACCTCGATGATCAGCGATTTCAGTCCAAATGAAAACTCTTCTTGCGAGAGGCGCTGCATGGTGCGCGGTGCGAGATGACAGGCGGCGCAGGCCGACGCCACGGTCACGTCGGAAAGATGCGTGCTGATATAGCCGATGAGCGCTCGCATTTCGTCTGATTTGGCCGCCGGCAGCCATAGCATCTTGGGATTGGAGAACCATTCCTGGCAAAGGTGCGACAGTGTTCTGAACAGCTGGCGCAGCGTGATGGCGGTCTCAGGAGCCCGTTCCGACAGGCTGAGCATGAGCGTCAAGAGTTCGTGCACCAGCGGGTTGGCCTGGGTGACCCAGCAGCCGTGATGATGCCAGGGATGGTCGTCCGGCGCGAGAAACGCCACATGCGCGCGCATGCCGTGTGAGGTGCGCAGGTTGAAGGCGCGATCGGCGGGAATGAAGATCATGTGGTTGGGTACGACGAGCCAACCTCCCGCTTCTCCTTCGACGTCGATCTGGCCGCGCACCACAAGGATCATTTTGTGAAGGCGGTCACCGTGCGAGGATTCGCTCCACCTGTCGCATTCAATGGCGGCGACGGAAAGCTCGCCGGAGTCGTTCTGCACGAACCTCCGCGCCGGGCTTGCAATGAGCGTGAACGGCCGGATTGTCCGTTCAAGTCTGGCGGCGGTGTTTACGCCTCTCGACAGCATGGCCTCCATGGTTTGCGCCCACACAGGATTTTGCGAGCGGCTGCTATCAGCATATTTCTTTGTCACAGAACGCTGGCCAAAATAAGATTGTTCGTGTATTTTTTTTCAAAAATAGCCAATATCGCAGTGTTGTTCAGTTCGGGCCGTTCTGGGAGGGGGCGCGACAATGACGACAGGGCCGGCACATCTGGCCGACGCAGGCGCGTCCGATGCCATGACGATCCGCGGCTTGTATAAGGCGTTCGGCGCGACCAAGGCCGTGCAGAATGTCGATCTGACGTTGCCAAGGGGCGAAATTCTTGCCCTGCTTGGCCAGAACGGCGCTGGCAAATCCACTCTGGTCAAGATCCTCGCGGGCGTCATCAGCGCCGACAGCGGGGAGGTGCTGCTGGATGGAAAGCCTTATGATCTGCGACGCGACCGCCACGCGATCGCCTTCGTGCACCAGGATCTCGGGCTCATCGAATGGATGACGGTCGCGGAAAACATCGCGCTTGCGCAAGGTTTCACGCGGCGTTTCGGCCTGATCGACTGGAGCAGTGTTGAGGAGCAGGCGCGTCGATCCCTTCACGACATCGCACCTGCGATCGATCCGCGCAAAAGGGTGAGCGACCTCTCGCGAACTGAAAAGTCCCTTGTGGCGATCGCCCGCGCGGTCGGTGTCGGCGCGAGCATACTGGTGCTTGACGAGCCGACAGCCAGTTTGCCGAAGGACGACGTCGAGGTGCTGTTCTCGGTCCTGCGTGGGTTGAAGAGGCGCGGCGTCAGCATGATTTACGTGTCGCACCGGCTCGACGAGATTTTTGCGATCTCGGATTGTCTTCTGGTGCTGCGCGACGGTCGGGTGGCGGACGCGCGCCGGACCGCACAATCGAACCCCAAGAGCCTTGTGGGCGCCATCATGGGGCGTGCGCTGGAGAACACTTTCGAATTGCCGCCGCCTCCGACATCCGATGCGGTGCTCGAATGCAGGGACATTACCGGGGAGAATGTTGGCCCCGTATCTTTCGCGGTACGGCGGGGGGAGATCGTCGGCCTCGTCGGCCTGCGCGGCGCCGGTCACGAGATAGTCAGCCGGATCCTGATCGGCGATGAGCCGAAGGTGGCCGGCGCCATCACGATCCATGGCAAGCCGCTCGACCACGCCTCGCCCAGCAGAGCGATCGCCGGGGGGCTGGGGATGATCGGGGCTGACCGCCTCGCTGAATCGGTCGCTCGGGGCCTCTCGATCCGTGAAAACATGTATCTCAACCCCCTGGCTGTCGGGAGTCATCTGTTCTCTTGGCGTTCGCCTGATGTCGAGACGGACGAATGCCGGGAGGCCGGACGTCATGTCGGGCTCGTACCCAATGAGCCGGAGGCCCCGATCGAAAGCCTTTCCGGCGGCAACCAGCAGAAAGTTGTTCTCTCACGCTGGATCCGCATTGCGCCTGACGTGCTCATTCTGGAAGATCCGACGGCCGGGGTCGACGTTGGCGCCAAGAACGAAATCTACAGATTGCTGGCGCGCCAGCTCGAGGCTGGCCGGGCGATACTGCTGATCTCCACGGATTTCGAGGAGGTCGCCGCCATCTGCCATCGCGCACTCGTGTTCCGCGGCGGACAAATCGAGAGTGAGATCGACCGCGATGCGATGAGTGTCGAGGCTGTCACGCTCGCCTCATCGATGGCCGACAGTTCTTCGTCCAGTGGCGCTTCGATACAGGCAAGGGGGCGATAGCCATATGCAATCGATCAAATCGACAGCTCTGGAGCCGACCATCGTTGAGCTGGAGCAAATGTCGCTCGGTCAAAAAATCAAGAGGTTGATACCTGTCTATGGTCTATTGATATTTACGCTTCTCATGATCGTAGTTTTCTCAATACTTTTACCGAATACATTTCCAACAATGTTGAATTTACGTTCAATATTGGGCGATAAGGCTATCATCGCCATTCTGTCGTTGGCCGCGATGATTCCGATGGCGGCAGGGCGCATCGATCTGACGGTCGGCTACGGCATCGTCCTGTGGCACATCCTGGCGATCGCTTTGCAGACCCGCTTGGGCTTGCCCTGGCCGGGTGCTTGCTGGGACTGCTCAACGGCCTCCTGGTCGAGATTGCGCGCATCGATTCCTTTATTGCGACGCTCGGCACGGGCACTGTGCTCTATGCGATCGCCCTCTGGTACACGGAGGGTCGCCAGATCGTCGGGATGCTGCCCCCGGGTTTCACGGGCCTCTATTCCTGGCAGCCTTTCGGCATTCCTGTTGTCGCGTTCTACGTTCTGATCATCAGCGTGGTGATGTGGGTCATCATGGCCTATACACCGATCGGCCGTTGCCTCTATGCGATCGGCGCCAATCCGCGTGCGGCGGAACTCAACGGTATTCCCAACAGGCGTTTCATCATCGGGGCTTTCGTCGCGGCGGGGTTTTTGGGCGCCCTGGCCGGCCTGCTGCTGGCGGCACGCCTCAGGATCGGTCAGGCGAGCGTCGGTCTCGAATATCTGTTGCCGGCGCTTGTGGGCGCCTTTCTCGGATCGACGACGATCCGCCCCGGCCGCGTCAATGTCTGGGGTACGATCGTCGGCGTCGCGATCCTCGCGGTCGGCATATCGGGGATCCAGCAATTCGGCGGAGCCTTTTACATCGAGCCGCTCTTTAATGGCGTGACCTTGCTGATCGCCATTGGTCTGGCGGGTTACGCACAAAAGCGTCACAGCCGGTTTGTTGCGCGAAGTGTACCGAGTGCACCCCAAACTATTCATCGACATCCCGATAGGTGAAATGGTTTTCACCCATCGGGATGCGATAACTTCGGGAGGAAAGATATAATGAACACTGCCAGAAAACTGAAGTGGGCTGTAACCTATTGCCTGGCGTCTGCCCTGGGCATCGCCACCGCATCCGCTGATGCGGTATCGGACGCGAAGGACTTCGTTGCCAAGCTGAGCGCGCCGAACGCGCCCTGGAGCGGGCCGACCACGGGGCCGAAAGCCCTGCCGGGCAAGAGCATCATTTATGTATCGACCGACCAGCGCAACGGCGGCGCGCGTGGCGCGGGCGAGGGCGTCAAGGCAGCGGCGGCACGGATCGGCTGGACCTTCAAGGAAAGCGACGGTCAGGGCTCCGTCGCGGGCCGCGCGACCGCTCTCAACCAGGCCATCGCTTCCAAGCCAGACGTCATCGTCCTCGGCGGCATTGATGCGACCGAGCAGGCTGCTGTCATTGAGGAGGCGGCCAAGCAGGGCATAGTCGTCATCGGCTGGCACGCCTATGGCAAGTCGGGCCCGCACGACAAGCTCCCGATCTTCACCAACATCACAACGGATCCGCTCGAAGTCGCCCGCGCGGCGGCGTCATATCCCTGCGCCGAGCTGAACGGCAAGGTCGGAGCGGTCATCTTCACCGACAGCACCTATGAAATCGCAGTCAGAAAATCCAATGCGATGGCCGAGGTCATCAAGGCTTGCGGCGACAGCAAGGTGCTCGAGATTGTCGATACGCCCCTGGCTGACGCGTCGAACCGCATGCCTCAGCTCACGACATCGCTGCTGCAGCGCTACGGCAAGCAATGGACGACGTCGCTGAGCATCAACGATCTGACGTTCGATTTCATGGCGCCCTCGCTTTCAGCGGCGGGGCTCGGTGGCAAGGACAATCCGGTCGCCATCTCTCCGGTGACGGTAGCGAGGTCGCGTTCCAGCGCATCCGCTCTGGCGAATATCAGGCCGCCACTGTGGCTGAGCCGCTGATCCTGCAGGGTTGGCAGATCGTGGATGAAGCCAACCGCGCGCTCAGCAAGGAAAAGGAAAGCGGATTCGTCGCTCCGGCTCACCTGTTTCTGAAGTCGAATATCGAATCCGACGGCGGGCCGAAGAACATCTATGACCCGGGCAACGGCTACGCAGATGCTTATGCCAAGATCTGGGGCGTGAAATAGCCCCGAGGACCGCGGAGGCGGCACGGGCCGCCTCCGACGACGACCGCCATTCCTGCATTCTCCCGGCCTTCGAACAACAGGACGTTCACACATGTCCGCGCCCCATCTTCCAAAGCCTGACTTCTCGAAGAACATGACGCTCATCGGTCATAGCGACCAAGGCGGCAGGCCCGACGGTGTGCAGCTGATGGTCAACAAAGGCTATGCTTATATCGGCCACATGTTCTCCAAGGGCTTCAGCGTGATCGACGTCCGCGATCCGCGCAATCCGGTCGCCGTCGAGTACATCGCGGCACCACCCAATACATGGAACATCCATCTGCAGACCCACGGCGATCTGCTTCTGGTGATCAACGCCAAGGACATGTTCGCCTCCGCCGAATTCCAGGACGAGAAAGCCTATTACACCGGCCAGATCGGCAAGAAGGTCGGCACGGCGTCGGGCACTGTTACGGAGCGCGACTGGACTGCGGGGATGAGCGTCTACGACATCTCCACGCCGGGTAAACCACGCAAGATCGGTTTCATGCCCGTCAATGGCGGCGGCATCCACCGCATCTGGTATACGGGGGGGCGCTACGCCCATGCGTCGGCGCTTCTCGACGGCTTCACCGACTACATCTTCATAACCATCGATATGTCCGATCCCGCCAACCCCGTCGAGGCGGGACGCTATTGGCTGCCGGGCATGAATGAGGCGGCCGGCGAGGTGCCGACGTCTGACAGACGCGCGGGCCTCCATCACGCCACGGTGTCGGGTGATACGGCCTATGGTGCCTGGCGCGACGCTGGCCTCGTCATCATCGATGTGAAAGATCCCACCAAGCCCGCGCTGAAGCTGCACAAGAACTGGTCTCCCCCGTTCAATGGCGGGACGCATAATTGCCTGATGTTGCCTGATCGGGATCTTCTGGTCGTGGCCGACGAGGCGGTTCTGGACAACTACGAGGACGGTTTCAAGCCGATCTGGCTTTTCGACATGCGCGATCCCGGCAACCCGATCAGCATCTCGACTTTTCCTGAACCGGCCGAAGCCGACTACAAGTCAAAGGGGGGCCATTTTGGGCCACACAATATCTACGAAAATCGACCGGATGGCCTTGTCAGTTCGGAGCTCATCTTCGCGACATACCAGAACGCAGGAGTTCGTGTCTTCGATATCCGGAATCCCTATCGTCCCGAAGAAGTCGGCGCATTTGTGCCACCGGAGCCGGCGAGGCTTGTGGATAAGCGCCCCAACCGCAAGAAGGTGATCCAGAGCTGTGATGTCTATGTCGACAAAGCTGGGCTGGTCTACACCAACGATTACAACGGCGGTCTCTTTATTCTCGAATTCAAGGGCTGAGATGTCTTCTTCATCGCACTCAAGCCTTCCGGCCTGGCCGGCTTTCGATGGCATGGAGTGCGAATGTGGGCTCCTCCGACGGAGGCGGATGGTGTTGGAGCGCTCCCCGCGCTCCAAAGATCGCCACGCTTTGCCGATGTCCCTCCCGCAGCAGCGTTGTCGATGACGATCGTCCCGATCCGACACATCGACCGATGGCTGTGTGACGGCGCGCAAGCCTGCCAGCCTCGTAGGTCCGCCAATCCCATGAAGAGGCAGCGGCGCATCGAAGCGGCGCCTGCTCCCCAAAG from Hyphomicrobiales bacterium includes these protein-coding regions:
- a CDS encoding hypothetical protein (Evidence 5 : Unknown function); this translates as MSRLSRSPHRWPTVLRPVALRYRQGGDSHMQSIKSTALEPTIVELEQMSLGQKIKRLIPVYGLLIFTLLMIVVFSILLPNTFPTMLNLRSILGDKAIIAILSLAAMIPMAAGRIDLTVGYGIVLWHILAIALQTRLGLPWPGACWDCSTASWSRLRASIPLLRRSARALCSMRSPSGTRRVARSSGCCPRVSRASIPGSLSAFLLSRSTF
- a CDS encoding conserved hypothetical protein (Evidence 4 : Unknown function but conserved in other organisms); this translates as MSAPHLPKPDFSKNMTLIGHSDQGGRPDGVQLMVNKGYAYIGHMFSKGFSVIDVRDPRNPVAVEYIAAPPNTWNIHLQTHGDLLLVINAKDMFASAEFQDEKAYYTGQIGKKVGTASGTVTERDWTAGMSVYDISTPGKPRKIGFMPVNGGGIHRIWYTGGRYAHASALLDGFTDYIFITIDMSDPANPVEAGRYWLPGMNEAAGEVPTSDRRAGLHHATVSGDTAYGAWRDAGLVIIDVKDPTKPALKLHKNWSPPFNGGTHNCLMLPDRDLLVVADEAVLDNYEDGFKPIWLFDMRDPGNPISISTFPEPAEADYKSKGGHFGPHNIYENRPDGLVSSELIFATYQNAGVRVFDIRNPYRPEEVGAFVPPEPARLVDKRPNRKKVIQSCDVYVDKAGLVYTNDYNGGLFILEFKG
- a CDS encoding AraC family transcriptional regulator, translated to MEAMLSRGVNTAARLERTIRPFTLIASPARRFVQNDSGELSVAAIECDRWSESSHGDRLHKMILVVRGQIDVEGEAGGWLVVPNHMIFIPADRAFNLRTSHGMRAHVAFLAPDDHPWHHHGCWVTQANPLVHELLTLMLSLSERAPETAITLRQLFRTLSHLCQEWFSNPKMLWLPAAKSDEMRALIGYISTHLSDVTVASACAACHLAPRTMQRLSQEEFSFGLKSLIIEVRTMRAMELLAQDSMPIESVAQNVGYASVSSFTTAFTNRTGYSPGEYRQRNRTALQSCGI
- a CDS encoding Gluconate 5-dehydrogenase — its product is MTASQTPLADRNVLVTGGSDGIGLASAVAFSRAGHRVAIVGRDAQKLATAVAQLSANCFAIVMDAGEPRSIEAGIDQLAAQSFRVDILVNNAGLIGNSEPVGRGLDQELRRSMEANFFGPALLCSLLVPSMQSRGWGRVVNVASSAGLFAPPRQLPYSTSKAALIALTRGLAVELARDGVTVNAVAPGPVATPRYLSEKGEAAVASRARAVPSGRLARPDEIAAAILFLADERSSHITGHILSLDGGEAAAGPYTAFSIQR
- a CDS encoding membrane hypothetical protein (Evidence 5 : Unknown function), which encodes MAHPGDRFADPLGLALAGCLLGLLNGLLVEIARIDSFIATLGTGTVLYAIALWYTEGRQIVGMLPPGFTGLYSWQPFGIPVVAFYVLIISVVMWVIMAYTPIGRCLYAIGANPRAAELNGIPNRRFIIGAFVAAGFLGALAGLLLAARLRIGQASVGLEYLLPALVGAFLGSTTIRPGRVNVWGTIVGVAILAVGISGIQQFGGAFYIEPLFNGVTLLIAIGLAGYAQKRHSRFVARSVPSAPQTIHRHPDR
- a CDS encoding exported hypothetical protein (Evidence 5 : Unknown function), whose amino-acid sequence is MNTARKLKWAVTYCLASALGIATASADAVSDAKDFVAKLSAPNAPWSGPTTGPKALPGKSIIYVSTDQRNGGARGAGEGVKAAAARIGWTFKESDGQGSVAGRATALNQAIASKPDVIVLGGIDATEQAAVIEEAAKQGIVVIGWHAYGKSGPHDKLPIFTNITTDPLEVARAAASYPCAELNGKVGAVIFTDSTYEIAVRKSNAMAEVIKACGDSKVLEIVDTPLADASNRMPQLTTSLLQRYGKQWTTSLSINDLTFDFMAPSLSAAGLGGKDNPVAISPVTVARSRSSASALANIRPPLWLSR
- a CDS encoding Ribose ABC transport system, ATP-binding protein RbsA (TC 3.A.1.2.1), with translation MTTGPAHLADAGASDAMTIRGLYKAFGATKAVQNVDLTLPRGEILALLGQNGAGKSTLVKILAGVISADSGEVLLDGKPYDLRRDRHAIAFVHQDLGLIEWMTVAENIALAQGFTRRFGLIDWSSVEEQARRSLHDIAPAIDPRKRVSDLSRTEKSLVAIARAVGVGASILVLDEPTASLPKDDVEVLFSVLRGLKRRGVSMIYVSHRLDEIFAISDCLLVLRDGRVADARRTAQSNPKSLVGAIMGRALENTFELPPPPTSDAVLECRDITGENVGPVSFAVRRGEIVGLVGLRGAGHEIVSRILIGDEPKVAGAITIHGKPLDHASPSRAIAGGLGMIGADRLAESVARGLSIRENMYLNPLAVGSHLFSWRSPDVETDECREAGRHVGLVPNEPEAPIESLSGGNQQKVVLSRWIRIAPDVLILEDPTAGVDVGAKNEIYRLLARQLEAGRAILLISTDFEEVAAICHRALVFRGGQIESEIDRDAMSVEAVTLASSMADSSSSSGASIQARGR
- a CDS encoding hypothetical protein (Evidence 5 : Unknown function) — its product is MAATESSPESFCTNLRAGLAMSVNGRIVRSSLAAVFTPLDSMASMVCAHTGFCERLLSAYFFVTERWPK
- a CDS encoding hypothetical protein (Evidence 5 : Unknown function) — its product is MAEPLILQGWQIVDEANRALSKEKESGFVAPAHLFLKSNIESDGGPKNIYDPGNGYADAYAKIWGVK